In one window of Oryza sativa Japonica Group chromosome 9, ASM3414082v1 DNA:
- the LOC4346372 gene encoding uncharacterized protein, with protein sequence MAPIVRPSKSGSNSDSDSHAHHPPPEPPQESSDGEDLELESSEELDSHGAPTKKAPFVAPPPPPPPPPPPQQNGKEVSDSPSLPTNSAIVLSPLPPPLQANKNHQDQDSESDSDSDDDEPPLPTNNAIVLAPPNNQESESDSDSDDDQESALKANKIVSSSGDDDQESDSSDDETLPALQANKNASPSDDDEDDDQESDSGDDDVLLDPALQANKNVLAFNGKRKVPPQEVGQSLRQPKKKKMEAPAQGNTDIDTQFKEKIASYFFLGKVVSLLDEEHPDLFKEAFLKLADSKASALDAKIKQLTLAQVRVSLKGRDLEKELIKLLSGFLK encoded by the coding sequence ATGGCCCCCATCGTGCGCCCCTCCAAATCTGGCTCCAACTCCGATTCCGATTCCCACGCTCACCACCCTCCTCCTGAGCCGCCGCAAGAAAGCTCTGACGGCGAGGACTTGGAGCTCGAGTCCTCCGAGGAACTTGATTCGCATGGGGCGCCCACCAAGAAAGCCCCCTtcgtcgccccgccgccgccgccgccgccgccgccgccgccccagcaGAATGGGAAGGAGGTCTCCGATTCGCCATCGCTGCCCACCAATAGTGCCATCGTCCTCTCCCCGCTACCACCACCGCTGCAGGCGAACAAGAATCACCAAGACCAAGATTCTGAGTCTGATTCCGATTCTGATGACGACGAGCCACCGCTGCCCACCAACAATGCAATCGTCCTCGCCCCGCCGAACAACCAGGAGTCTGAGTCTGATTCTGATTCTGATGACGACCAAGAGTCAGCGCTGAAGGCGAACAAGATTGTGTCCTCGTCCGGCGATGACGACCAAGAGTCCGATTCCAGTGACGACGAGACGCTGCCAGCGCTTCAGGCCAACAAGAATGCGTCTCCGTccgatgatgatgaggatgacgaCCAAGAGTCCGATTCCGGTGACGACGATGTGCTGCTGGACCCCGCGCTTCAGGCGAACAAGAATGTGCTTGCCTTCAATGGGAAGAGGAAGGTGCCGCCGCAAGAGGTTGGTCAGTCTCTTCGGCagcccaagaagaagaagatggaggCACCAGCCCAAGGAAACACAGACATTGACACGCAATTCAAGGAGAAGATTGCGTCCTACTTTTTCCTTGGGAAGGTGGTTTCTCTTCTGGATGAAGAGCACCCCGACTTGTTTAAGGAGGCTTTCTTGAAGCTTGCTGACAGCAAGGCCAGTGCCCTGGATGCTAAGATCAAGCAGCTGACTTTGGCTCAGGTCAGGGTGTCTTTGAAGGGGCGTGACCTGGAGAAGGAACTGATCAAGTTGCTGTCGGGCTTCCTCAAGTGA
- the LOC4346373 gene encoding RNA pseudouridine synthase 4, mitochondrial encodes MAALLYLRRRAAAAALAGVAPKPQWLATAARRGALVSGDDGGETGERGKSPWLQLPPFAPLDAAAAARAISRGGGEGGDGEQGATAIKWVRRCCPDLPTSLVQKLFRLRKVKKNVVTAEISSADASAEQHRLRRVSAKDQLMPGDILFLPVNLKESSVAEKTKKFDNRNEINFLRGLEIYKDEAIIVVNKPPGMPVQGGVGIKNSIDVLASMFEENSSEAPRLVHRLDRDCSGILVLGRNQLSTSMLHAIFREKTADALADGTQHVLQRKYVALVIGTPRHPKGLLSAPLAKILLQDGKSERLTIRASSNAASVQDALTEYRVIESCPQGYTWLELFPRTGRKHQRFLEPQLLGITSMDGKRIRSGCLFPCHGQLMRNCSGKGSFPLGLLWVAEASLRSNLSFIYTASKWFFLMSQWLFIGCSLQTLILISQILRSSTLLLHCRCICG; translated from the exons ATGGCGGCGCTCCTCTATCTCCGGAggcgggccgcggcggcggcgctcgccggcgtAGCGCCAAAGCCCCAATGGCTGGCCACGGCAGCGAGGCGCGGTGCTCTAGTTAGCGGAGACGACGGTGGAGAGACAGGCGAGAGGGGCAAGAGCCCGTGGTTGCAGCTCCCGCCCTTCGCgccgctcgacgccgccgccgctgcgagagccATCTCTCGAGGAGGTGGcgaaggaggagatggagaaCAGGGAGCTACCGCGATCAAGTGGGTCCGTCGGTGCTGCCCCGACCTGCCGACCTCGCTGGTGCAGAAGCTGTTCCGTCTCCGCAAA GTTAAGAAGAACGTTGTTACTGCTGAGATCTCATCGGCTGATGCTAGTGCTGAGCAACATCGGTTGAGAAGG GTTTCAGCAAAAGATCAATTAATGCCTGGTGATATCCTCTTTCTGCCTGTTAATCTCAAAGAATCTTCGGTTGCTGAGAAGACTAAGAAATTTGATAACAGGAATGAGATTAATTTTCTGCGTGGCCTTGAGATTTACAAG GATGAAGCCATCATCGTGGTCAACAAACCCCCTGGAATGCCGGTTCAG GGCGGTGTTGGCATTAAAAACAGTATAGATGTATTGGCCTCCATGTTTGAAGAAAATTCTTCTGAAGCACCTCGtttg GTTCATAGGCTTGATAGAGATTGTAGCGGCATCCTTGTTCTGGGTAGAAATCAACTTAGCACTTCAATGTTGCATGCAATATTTCGTGAGAAAACTGCTGATGCTTTAGCTGAT GGTACTCAACATGTACTGCAAAGAAAATATGTTGCTCTTGTAATTGGAACACCTAGACATCCCAAGGGTTTATTGTCAGCTCCACTTGCAAAG ATTCTATTACAAGATGGTAAGTCTGAGCGTCTGACTATTAGGGCCAGTTCAAATGCTGCTTCTGTTCAGGATGCTTTGACAGAGTACAGAGTGATTGAATCTTGCCCCCAAG GGTACACTTGGCTAGAACTATTTCCTCGTACTGGAAGAAAGCATCAG AGGTTCTTGGAACCCCAATTGTTGGGGATTACAAGTATGGACGGCAAGCGCATCAGAAGTGGATGCCTCTTCCCCTGCCACGGACAATTGATGAGGAACTGCTCAGGAAAAGGAAGCTTCCCTTTGGGCTTGTTGTGGGTGGCGGAAGCATCGCTGAGGAGCAACCTCAGCTTCATCTACACTGCAAGCAAATGGTTCTTCCTGATGTCTCAGTGGCTCTTCATAGGCTGCAGTCTTCAGACGTTAATCCTGATTTCTCAGATCTTGAGAAGCTCAACTTTGTTGCTCCACTGCCGTTGCATATGCGGTTGA
- the LOC4346373 gene encoding RNA pseudouridine synthase 4, mitochondrial isoform X1 — protein MAALLYLRRRAAAAALAGVAPKPQWLATAARRGALVSGDDGGETGERGKSPWLQLPPFAPLDAAAAARAISRGGGEGGDGEQGATAIKWVRRCCPDLPTSLVQKLFRLRKVKKNVVTAEISSADASAEQHRLRRVSAKDQLMPGDILFLPVNLKESSVAEKTKKFDNRNEINFLRGLEIYKDEAIIVVNKPPGMPVQGGVGIKNSIDVLASMFEENSSEAPRLVHRLDRDCSGILVLGRNQLSTSMLHAIFREKTADALADGTQHVLQRKYVALVIGTPRHPKGLLSAPLAKILLQDGKSERLTIRASSNAASVQDALTEYRVIESCPQGYTWLELFPRTGRKHQLRVHCAEVLGTPIVGDYKYGRQAHQKWMPLPLPRTIDEELLRKRKLPFGLVVGGGSIAEEQPQLHLHCKQMVLPDVSVALHRLQSSDVNPDFSDLEKLNFVAPLPLHMRLSWEILKSVKI, from the exons ATGGCGGCGCTCCTCTATCTCCGGAggcgggccgcggcggcggcgctcgccggcgtAGCGCCAAAGCCCCAATGGCTGGCCACGGCAGCGAGGCGCGGTGCTCTAGTTAGCGGAGACGACGGTGGAGAGACAGGCGAGAGGGGCAAGAGCCCGTGGTTGCAGCTCCCGCCCTTCGCgccgctcgacgccgccgccgctgcgagagccATCTCTCGAGGAGGTGGcgaaggaggagatggagaaCAGGGAGCTACCGCGATCAAGTGGGTCCGTCGGTGCTGCCCCGACCTGCCGACCTCGCTGGTGCAGAAGCTGTTCCGTCTCCGCAAA GTTAAGAAGAACGTTGTTACTGCTGAGATCTCATCGGCTGATGCTAGTGCTGAGCAACATCGGTTGAGAAGG GTTTCAGCAAAAGATCAATTAATGCCTGGTGATATCCTCTTTCTGCCTGTTAATCTCAAAGAATCTTCGGTTGCTGAGAAGACTAAGAAATTTGATAACAGGAATGAGATTAATTTTCTGCGTGGCCTTGAGATTTACAAG GATGAAGCCATCATCGTGGTCAACAAACCCCCTGGAATGCCGGTTCAG GGCGGTGTTGGCATTAAAAACAGTATAGATGTATTGGCCTCCATGTTTGAAGAAAATTCTTCTGAAGCACCTCGtttg GTTCATAGGCTTGATAGAGATTGTAGCGGCATCCTTGTTCTGGGTAGAAATCAACTTAGCACTTCAATGTTGCATGCAATATTTCGTGAGAAAACTGCTGATGCTTTAGCTGAT GGTACTCAACATGTACTGCAAAGAAAATATGTTGCTCTTGTAATTGGAACACCTAGACATCCCAAGGGTTTATTGTCAGCTCCACTTGCAAAG ATTCTATTACAAGATGGTAAGTCTGAGCGTCTGACTATTAGGGCCAGTTCAAATGCTGCTTCTGTTCAGGATGCTTTGACAGAGTACAGAGTGATTGAATCTTGCCCCCAAG GGTACACTTGGCTAGAACTATTTCCTCGTACTGGAAGAAAGCATCAG CTCCGAGTTCACTGTGCAGAGGTTCTTGGAACCCCAATTGTTGGGGATTACAAGTATGGACGGCAAGCGCATCAGAAGTGGATGCCTCTTCCCCTGCCACGGACAATTGATGAGGAACTGCTCAGGAAAAGGAAGCTTCCCTTTGGGCTTGTTGTGGGTGGCGGAAGCATCGCTGAGGAGCAACCTCAGCTTCATCTACACTGCAAGCAAATGGTTCTTCCTGATGTCTCAGTGGCTCTTCATAGGCTGCAGTCTTCAGACGTTAATCCTGATTTCTCAGATCTTGAGAAGCTCAACTTTGTTGCTCCACTGCCGTTGCATATGCGGTTGAGTTGGGAGATTTTGAAGTCTGTGAAGatttaa
- the LOC4346373 gene encoding RNA pseudouridine synthase 4, mitochondrial isoform X2: MAALLYLRRRAAAAALAGVAPKPQWLATAARRGALVSGDDGGETGERGKSPWLQLPPFAPLDAAAAARAISRGGGEGGDGEQGATAIKWVRRCCPDLPTSLVQKLFRLRKVKKNVVTAEISSADASAEQHRLRRVSAKDQLMPGDILFLPVNLKESSVAEKTKKFDNRNEINFLRGLEIYKDEAIIVVNKPPGMPVQGGVGIKNSIDVLASMFEENSSEAPRLVHRLDRDCSGILVLGRNQLSTSMLHAIFREKTADALADILLQDGKSERLTIRASSNAASVQDALTEYRVIESCPQGYTWLELFPRTGRKHQLRVHCAEVLGTPIVGDYKYGRQAHQKWMPLPLPRTIDEELLRKRKLPFGLVVGGGSIAEEQPQLHLHCKQMVLPDVSVALHRLQSSDVNPDFSDLEKLNFVAPLPLHMRLSWEILKSVKI; encoded by the exons ATGGCGGCGCTCCTCTATCTCCGGAggcgggccgcggcggcggcgctcgccggcgtAGCGCCAAAGCCCCAATGGCTGGCCACGGCAGCGAGGCGCGGTGCTCTAGTTAGCGGAGACGACGGTGGAGAGACAGGCGAGAGGGGCAAGAGCCCGTGGTTGCAGCTCCCGCCCTTCGCgccgctcgacgccgccgccgctgcgagagccATCTCTCGAGGAGGTGGcgaaggaggagatggagaaCAGGGAGCTACCGCGATCAAGTGGGTCCGTCGGTGCTGCCCCGACCTGCCGACCTCGCTGGTGCAGAAGCTGTTCCGTCTCCGCAAA GTTAAGAAGAACGTTGTTACTGCTGAGATCTCATCGGCTGATGCTAGTGCTGAGCAACATCGGTTGAGAAGG GTTTCAGCAAAAGATCAATTAATGCCTGGTGATATCCTCTTTCTGCCTGTTAATCTCAAAGAATCTTCGGTTGCTGAGAAGACTAAGAAATTTGATAACAGGAATGAGATTAATTTTCTGCGTGGCCTTGAGATTTACAAG GATGAAGCCATCATCGTGGTCAACAAACCCCCTGGAATGCCGGTTCAG GGCGGTGTTGGCATTAAAAACAGTATAGATGTATTGGCCTCCATGTTTGAAGAAAATTCTTCTGAAGCACCTCGtttg GTTCATAGGCTTGATAGAGATTGTAGCGGCATCCTTGTTCTGGGTAGAAATCAACTTAGCACTTCAATGTTGCATGCAATATTTCGTGAGAAAACTGCTGATGCTTTAGCTGAT ATTCTATTACAAGATGGTAAGTCTGAGCGTCTGACTATTAGGGCCAGTTCAAATGCTGCTTCTGTTCAGGATGCTTTGACAGAGTACAGAGTGATTGAATCTTGCCCCCAAG GGTACACTTGGCTAGAACTATTTCCTCGTACTGGAAGAAAGCATCAG CTCCGAGTTCACTGTGCAGAGGTTCTTGGAACCCCAATTGTTGGGGATTACAAGTATGGACGGCAAGCGCATCAGAAGTGGATGCCTCTTCCCCTGCCACGGACAATTGATGAGGAACTGCTCAGGAAAAGGAAGCTTCCCTTTGGGCTTGTTGTGGGTGGCGGAAGCATCGCTGAGGAGCAACCTCAGCTTCATCTACACTGCAAGCAAATGGTTCTTCCTGATGTCTCAGTGGCTCTTCATAGGCTGCAGTCTTCAGACGTTAATCCTGATTTCTCAGATCTTGAGAAGCTCAACTTTGTTGCTCCACTGCCGTTGCATATGCGGTTGAGTTGGGAGATTTTGAAGTCTGTGAAGatttaa
- the LOC4346373 gene encoding RNA pseudouridine synthase 4, mitochondrial isoform X3: protein MAALLYLRRRAAAAALAGVAPKPQWLATAARRGALVSGDDGGETGERGKSPWLQLPPFAPLDAAAAARAISRGGGEGGDGEQGATAIKWVRRCCPDLPTSLVQKLFRLRKVKKNVVTAEISSADASAEQHRLRRVSAKDQLMPGDILFLPVNLKESSVAEKTKKFDNRNEINFLRGLEIYKDEAIIVVNKPPGMPVQGGVGIKNSIDVLASMFEENSSEAPRLVHRLDRDCSGILVLGRNQLSTSMLHAIFREKTADALADILLQDGKSERLTIRASSNAASVQDALTEYRVIESCPQGYTWLELFPRTGRKHQRFLEPQLLGITSMDGKRIRSGCLFPCHGQLMRNCSGKGSFPLGLLWVAEASLRSNLSFIYTASKWFFLMSQWLFIGCSLQTLILISQILRSSTLLLHCRCICG from the exons ATGGCGGCGCTCCTCTATCTCCGGAggcgggccgcggcggcggcgctcgccggcgtAGCGCCAAAGCCCCAATGGCTGGCCACGGCAGCGAGGCGCGGTGCTCTAGTTAGCGGAGACGACGGTGGAGAGACAGGCGAGAGGGGCAAGAGCCCGTGGTTGCAGCTCCCGCCCTTCGCgccgctcgacgccgccgccgctgcgagagccATCTCTCGAGGAGGTGGcgaaggaggagatggagaaCAGGGAGCTACCGCGATCAAGTGGGTCCGTCGGTGCTGCCCCGACCTGCCGACCTCGCTGGTGCAGAAGCTGTTCCGTCTCCGCAAA GTTAAGAAGAACGTTGTTACTGCTGAGATCTCATCGGCTGATGCTAGTGCTGAGCAACATCGGTTGAGAAGG GTTTCAGCAAAAGATCAATTAATGCCTGGTGATATCCTCTTTCTGCCTGTTAATCTCAAAGAATCTTCGGTTGCTGAGAAGACTAAGAAATTTGATAACAGGAATGAGATTAATTTTCTGCGTGGCCTTGAGATTTACAAG GATGAAGCCATCATCGTGGTCAACAAACCCCCTGGAATGCCGGTTCAG GGCGGTGTTGGCATTAAAAACAGTATAGATGTATTGGCCTCCATGTTTGAAGAAAATTCTTCTGAAGCACCTCGtttg GTTCATAGGCTTGATAGAGATTGTAGCGGCATCCTTGTTCTGGGTAGAAATCAACTTAGCACTTCAATGTTGCATGCAATATTTCGTGAGAAAACTGCTGATGCTTTAGCTGAT ATTCTATTACAAGATGGTAAGTCTGAGCGTCTGACTATTAGGGCCAGTTCAAATGCTGCTTCTGTTCAGGATGCTTTGACAGAGTACAGAGTGATTGAATCTTGCCCCCAAG GGTACACTTGGCTAGAACTATTTCCTCGTACTGGAAGAAAGCATCAG AGGTTCTTGGAACCCCAATTGTTGGGGATTACAAGTATGGACGGCAAGCGCATCAGAAGTGGATGCCTCTTCCCCTGCCACGGACAATTGATGAGGAACTGCTCAGGAAAAGGAAGCTTCCCTTTGGGCTTGTTGTGGGTGGCGGAAGCATCGCTGAGGAGCAACCTCAGCTTCATCTACACTGCAAGCAAATGGTTCTTCCTGATGTCTCAGTGGCTCTTCATAGGCTGCAGTCTTCAGACGTTAATCCTGATTTCTCAGATCTTGAGAAGCTCAACTTTGTTGCTCCACTGCCGTTGCATATGCGGTTGA
- the LOC4346374 gene encoding pre-mRNA-splicing factor 38, with product MANRTDPLAKSIHGTNPQNLVEKIVRSKIYQSTYWKEQCFGLTAETLVDKAMELDHTGGTYGGNRKPTPFLCLALKMLQIQPDKDIVVEFIKNEDYKYVRVLGAFYLRLTATVADVYQYLEPLYNDYRKIRHKLSDGKFTLTHVDEFIDDLLTKDYSCDTALPRIQKRWVLETSGTLEPRRSALEDDFEEEEEDKEDEQPMDIDEPNGREKHDHYRGRSPTRDRDRERKHERHHRDRDYDRDRDYGRGRERDRDRDRERDRDRDRDRDRDRDRDRHRIRDEDYSRDRDRARDRDGRERERWDRDRGRRRSRSRSRSRDRRERDREDGEYRRRRDRGSASPRGHAEDGGSRDEPKKRKEKKEKKGEGNAPDPNDPEIIEMNKLRASLGLKPLK from the exons atggcgaaCCGCACGGACCCCCTGGCGAAGAGCATCCACGGGACGAACCCTCAGAACCTGGTGGAGAAGATCGTCCGGTCCAAGATCTACCAGAGCACCTACTGGAAGGAGCAGTGCTTTGGCCTCACCGCCGAGACCCTCGTCGACAAGGCCATGGAGCTCGACCACACCGGCGGCACCTACGGCGGCAACCGCAAGCCCACCCCCTTCCTCTGCCTCGccctcaagatgctccagatccAGCCCGACAAGGACATCGTCGTCGAGTTCATCAAGAACGAGGATTACAA GTATGTCCGTGTTCTTGGTGCCTTCTACCTTCGCCTCACTGCCACCGTCGCCGACGTCTACCAATACCTCGAGCCGCTCTACAACGACTACCGCAAGATCAGGCACAAGCTCAGTGATGGAA AGTTTACCCTGACCCACGTCGACGAGTTCATTGACGACCTCCTCACCAAGGACTACTCCTGCGATACGGCCCTCCCCCGCATCCAGAAAAg ATGGGTTCTTGAAACTTCTGGAACTCTAGAACCAAGAAGAAGTGCACTTGAAGATGATtttgaggaagaggaggaagacaagGAGGATGAACAACCTATGGATATAGATGAGCCAAATGGTCGTGAAAAG CATGATCATTATCGTGGAAGGAGCCCTACTAGAGATCGAGACAGGGAGAGGAAACATGAAAGACACCACAG GGACCGAGATTACGACAGAGATCGGGATTATGGTAGGGGACGGGAAAGAGACCGAGATAGAGACCGTGAAAGAGATAGAGACAGGGATAGAGATCGGGATCGGGATCGGGATCGAGACCGTCATCGCATACGAGATGAGGACTACAGTCGAGATAGGGACCGAGCAAGAGATAGGGATGGCAGGGAAAGAGAACGCTGGGACAGAGACCGTGGGAGGCGCAGGAGCCGTTCAAGGAGCAGGAGCAGGGATCGACGAGAAAGAGACCGAGAAGATGGAGAGTACCGTAGGAGGCGTGATCGGGGTAGTGCCAGTCCTCGAGGTCATGCGGAGGATGGTGGCTCAAGAGATGAGCCGaagaagagaaaggaaaagaaagagaagaagggtGAAGGAAATGCACCAGATCCAAATGACCCAGAGATTATAGAAATGAACAAGCTCCGAGCCTCTCTAGGGTTGAAACCACTGAAGTAG